The Plutella xylostella chromosome 12, ilPluXylo3.1, whole genome shotgun sequence genome includes a window with the following:
- the LOC105385001 gene encoding pancreatic triacylglycerol lipase, producing the protein MWSASICVWIITIIFGFSHITSAAWLRCYKGSIENYIATPLSKPQPIVSSCVDLTLPTVIYTFGYRGKTAGPATSAVLNAYINKRKRNVLLLDWEEEARSGYLGIPLGYVLYAVPNAVKIGRELGAALMALHESGLDISQLQLVGHSLGAHVMAHAGRAARQKGYTVPRITGLDPARALFEGTLTVQAGLDRTCAKFVDIVHSDPGGYGTSLPAGTVDFWPNYSGPGGVQPGCPAGDYDMFSPEDLCSHDRSWRFFVEAITSPTAFPAVHAKDYEAWVKGPPAASPAVIYLGDLTSTRAQGNFFLTTNATAPFSKNQQGLTPDVSQVRRKRRNSSITRLLKYLR; encoded by the exons ATGTGGAGTGCCAGTATTTGTGTCTGGATTATTACGATAATATTTG gtttttcaCACATAACTAGTGCTGCTTGGCTAAGATGTTACAAGGG CTCAATAGAAAACTACATAGCGACGCCATTATCCAAACCGCAGCCTATCGTCTCATCATGCGTGGACCTCACGCTCCCGACAGTGATCTACACCTTCGGCTACCGAGGCAAGACCGCCGGCCCCGCCACCAGTGCCGTTCTGAATGCTTACATCAACAAGAGGAAGCGGAATGTGCTGTTGTTGGACTGGGAAGAGGAGGCCCGGAGCGGGTATCTTGGGATACCGCTGGGCTATGTGCTGTATGCTGTTCCGAACGCTGTTAAG ATAGGCCGAGAGCTGGGCGCGGCGCTGATGGCGCTGCATGAGTCGGGGCTGGACATCTCGCAGCTGCAGCTGGTGGGGCACTCGCTGGGCGCGCACGTCATGGCGCACGCCGGCCGCGCGGCGCGCCAGAaggggtatactgtgccgcg CATCACGGGTCTCGACCCGGCGCGAGCCCTCTTCGAAGGCACCCTGACGGTCCAGGCGGGGCTGGACCGCACGTGCGCCAAGTTCGTGGACATCGTGCACAGCGACCCCGGCGGCTACGGCACCAGCCTACCGGCGGGGACTGTGGACTTCTGGCCCAACTACTCCGGTCCGGGTGGCGTGCAACCCGGCTGTCCGGCCGGGGACTATGATATGTTTAGTCCTGAAG ACCTGTGCAGCCACGACCGCTCCTGGCGTTTCTTCGTGGAGGCCATCACGTCACCGACCGCGTTCCCCGCGGTGCACGCGAAGGACTACGAGGCGTGGGTCAAGGGGCCGCCCGCAGCCAGCCCAGCGGTCATCTACCTCGGTGATCTCACCAGCACCAG GGCTCAAGGCAACTTCTTCCTGACAACCAACGCTACAGCTCCCTTCTCCAAGAACCAGCAAGGCTTGACCCCCGACGTCAGCCAAGTGCGACGGAAGCGGCGGAACTCCTCCATCACCAGGCTACTCAAGTATCTCAGATGA
- the LOC105384999 gene encoding uncharacterized protein LOC105384999 → MSNNSPRPTMEQVLAMLSFMEEHPNLALGKMKGGVENRAESKKLWIQLARSLNAMPGPNRSLKSWMKFWSDKKSNLKLKVQTAGGDPSSLLSNIEWRIWDNFLSKHGVRRPSKTNSVNVKRDIEDDQYFDESNELEPEPEEPEVEDFDEKQTKMMEKLVVAMGEQAAATARLAQASAANAHALNRLAEASQLQARAVERLANTFENVTSSTHDVRNALLDMDITMKRFYASPT, encoded by the exons ATGTCGAACAATAGC CCTCGACCGACGATGGAGCAGGTCCTAGCTATGCTGAGCTTCATGGAGGAACACCCTAACCTGGCGCTGGGCAAGATGAAAGGCGGCGTCGAGAACCGAGCAGAGAGTAAAAAACTGTGGATACAGCTCGCAAGATCGCTGAATGCTATGCCTGGGCCCAACAGGTCTCTGAAGTCTTGGATGAAG TTTTGGTCCGACAAGAAGTCCAATCTGAAGCTGAAAGTGCAGACAGCTGGAGGTGACCCCAGCAGCCTGCTGTCCAACATTGAGTGGAGGATCTGGGACAACTTCCTGTCTAAACATGGTGTCAGGAGACCAT CTAAAACTAACAGTGTCAATGTGAAGCGGGACATAGAAGATGATCAATATTTTGATGAAAGTAATGAATTAGAGCCAGAGCCTGAAGAACCAGAGGTTGAGGACTTTGATGAGAAGCAAACGAAAATGATGGAGAAACTG GTGGTGGCGATGGGCGAGCAGGCGGCGGCCACGGCGCGCCTGGCGCAAGCGTCGGCCGCCAACGCGCATGCGCTCAACCGCCTGGCTGAAGCCTCACAACTACAG GCAAGAGCCGTTGAACGGCTAGCGAACACATTTGAGAACGTGACGTCATCCACGCACGATGTTCGGAACGCACTCCTGGACATGGACATTACTATGAAAAGGTTCTACGCGTCCCCAACTTAG
- the LOC105394055 gene encoding mediator of RNA polymerase II transcription subunit 17, giving the protein MANSVNISIEAPIENQIQEITYDGQEIYQAPLSMSENLARLAQKIDFSKTEDDFIGPAIKKEGEGSSDSKSEDETKDAGYQSSMWPWDSVRTKLRSALTEVCVLSDVLSIAKEKRYMVLDPIPAEQIDNRPMVQVYGRKKALAAAAAVLLAGVERLKASETMRTARNMPDFHIDLLRLRQNWRLKKVSNTIVGDLSYRTAGSKFTQTGVFEVTKASEDSIAHQMSLSAGAGGGAGAAPSALRVTVPPELQGVAFITVLCQKEQEDVVTATLNSSALNCPSTLPGEGAELHWQQKLEAAQNVLFCKELFARLAAEAVQLDASIPHMVVANQIMATVLPGIQLLIGLCHNNGQNNQNNGDGVKSEAQSGAGIGKPEHDHVLEHSLHQLLRAVHHSNTHHPFPHPATGPLGPSKRRCLAGPMAADRYELLDMSKEQSLLEQIIQQAQHFFMRRRAEIVLDTIASKEVKDPLIVSHWNALNSPTQSCVKINIMSQGYDAVCRTSLVVHVGEKTLKCICRDGKVRHMSYELQELRDLIYCQIYQHQMVAVQAVARCMGWQLLASSSHLGSGPVEPLGNASSCLLASPSGDRMIAVRCEPSVGIQVFIAQSPRKDFFVSELVQDKKWEHLGGSFKEIKLERMEGKNFLNKMELLMACLSSPT; this is encoded by the exons ATGGCTAATTCCGTTAATATATCAATTGAGGCTCCAATAGAGAACCAAATTCAAGAAATCACCTACGATGGCCAAGAAATATATCAAGC CCCATTGTCTATGTCAGAGAATCTGGCTAGATTAGCGCAGAAGATAGATTTTTCAAAAACAGAAGATGACTTTATCGGACCTGCTATTAAGAAGGAAGGGGAGGGTAGCAGTGATAGCAAATCTGAGGATGAAACTAAAGATGCTGGCTATCAGTCCAGCATGTGGCCGTGGGACTCCGTGAGGACCAAGCTACGGAGTGCTCTTACTGAAGTTTGTGTCCTATCTGATGTACTGAGCATTGCTAAGGAAAAGCGATACATG GTGTTGGATCCAATACCAGCAGAACAGATAGACAACCGGCCTATGGTGCAGGTGTATGGGCGCAAGAAGGCCCTGGCGGCCGCAGCAGCGGTCCTCCTTGCGGGTGTGGAGCGACTGAAGGCCAGCGAGACCATGCGCACGGCCCGCAACATGCCCGACTTCCACATTGATCTACTGAGACTAAGACAGAACTGGAGGCTGAAGAAAGTCTCTAACACCATTGTTGGTGATTTGAGCTACCGCACTGCTGGCTCCAAGTTCACTCAAACTGGAGTGTTTGAG GTAACAAAAGCGTCAGAAGACAGCATAGCTCACCAGATGAGCCtgagcgcgggcgcgggcggcggcgcgggggcggcgcccTCCGCCCTGCGCGTCACCGTGCCGCCCGAGCTGCAGGGCGTCGCCTTCATCACGGTGCTGTGCCAGAAAG AGCAAGAAGACGTAGTGACAGCGACCCTCAACTCGAGCGCTCTGAACTGCCCGAGCACGCTACCGGGCGAGGGCGCCGAGCTGCACTGGCAACAGAAGCTGGAGGCCGCTCAGAACGTGCTGTTCTGCAAGGAGCTGTTCGCGAGGCTGGCGGCCGAGGCGGTGCAGCTCGACGCGTCCATACCGCACATGGTTGTCGCCAACCAGATCATGGCCACT GTATTACCCGGCATTCAGTTACTGATAGGACTGTGTCACAATAACGGCCAGAACAACCAAAACAACGGCGACGGAGTGAAG TCGGAGGCACAAAGCGGCGCCGGCATCGGCAAGCCCGAGCACGACCACGTTCTAGAACACTCTCTACACCAGCTGCTGCGAGCCGTCCACCACAGCAACACGCACCACCCCTTCCCGCACCCCGCCACCGGCCCGCTCGGGCCCTCCAAGCGACGCTGCCTCGCTG GCCCGATGGCCGCCGACCGCTACGAGCTACTGGACATGAGCAAGGAGCAGTCGCTGCTGGAGCAGATCATCCAGCAGGCGCAGCACTTCTTCATGCGGCGCCGCGCCGAGATCGTGCTCGACACTATCGCGAGCAAGGAG GTGAAGGACCCACTGATCGTGTCTCACTGGAATGCGCTCAACAGCCCTACACAGTCCTGTGTGAAGATCAACATCATGTCTCAAGG GTACGACGCAGTCTGCCGCACGTCACTCGTAGTGCACGTCGGGGAGAAGACGCTCAAGTGCATCTGCCGCGACGGCAAGGTTCGCCACATGAGCTACGAGCTGCAGGAGCTGCGCGACCTCATCTACTGCCAG ATCTATCAGCACCAGATGGTGGCGGTGCAGGCGGTGGCGCGCTGCATGGGCTGGCAGCTGCTGGCCAGCAGCTCGCACCTCGGCTCCGGCCCGGTGGAGCCGCTCGGGAACGCCTCCTCCTGCCTCCTGGCCTCGCCTAGTG GTGACAGAATGATAGCAGTAAGATGCGAGCCATCTGTTGGCATTCAAGTATTCATTGCTCAGTCTCCAAGAAAAGACTTCTTTGTCAGTGAATTAGTGCAAGACAAGAAGTGGGAGCATCTTGGTGGTTCCTTCAAAGAAATCAAGCTGGAAAGAATGGAAGGCAAGAACTTCCTCAACAAGATGGAACTATTAATGGCTTGCCTCAGCAGCCCTACTTAa
- the LOC105394054 gene encoding RNA-binding protein Rsf1, giving the protein MSSNGTRVYVGGLVEGIKKEDLEREFDKYGKLNSVWVALNPPGFAFIEFENQQEAEDACSAMNGTEMLGATLKVELSRKRDGPRRNGGGGGFRGDRGGGFGGGNRSYGGGGGRGGSRPYQPYGDGGGRGGGRPYNREGGRGGGGGGGGYGSGNGGGGGGGGFRSRSPLSRF; this is encoded by the coding sequence ATGAGTTCTAACGGAACGCGGGTGTACGTCGGCGGTCTAGTCGAAGGCATCAAGAAGGAAGACCTAGAGAGGGAATTCGACAAATATGGAAAGCTAAACTCTGTGTGGGTTGCATTAAATCCACCGGGATTTGCATTTATTGAATTTGAGAACCAGCAAGAGGCGGAAGATGCTTGCAGTGCCATGAACGGCACGGAAATGCTAGGAGCTACATTAAAAGTTGAGCTGTCGAGAAAACGAGATGGCCCTCGTAGGAACGGAGGAGGTGGTGGCTTCAGAGGAGACCGCGGTGGCGGTTTCGGCGGCGGGAACCGCTcgtacggcggcggcggcggccgcggagGCTCCAGGCCCTACCAACCCTACGGAgacggcggcggccgcggcggtgGCCGGCCATACAACCGCGAGGGCGGgcgcggaggcggcggcggcggtggcggatACGGCTCAGGGAACggaggaggcggcggcggcggtggcttCAGATCCAGATCACCGCTGTCTCGATTTTAA